One stretch of Cohnella algarum DNA includes these proteins:
- a CDS encoding response regulator, with amino-acid sequence MRFKVLLIDDEPGALEGMQLWINWEELGFDICGTCANGAEGLKLMASLAPDLVVTDVHMPLMDGLEMIGEWQKNGNKTISFAIVSGYSEFEYARKAMRYGIAHYLLKPIEAEEASNMLRSIYRELLQEAEKQQWSSIASREEQVSRIRQLLGHIPAPDRDDPDGLESLSASRDAWNICLVQTEPSKYAELRGIASSLIEQQSAMFLVDLEKNRFGIVFGYSPDDGQEDSVFRMIADLSAQFAGHRVFMAVGSPEKSIVRLASCYRTAEEAIKHKFYDPDYAGVISYESVDNRKLVFRYASIRLVDSVMEALNLLNAAGYQETIAAEAERFRNMPLAPETVKKTVIHLMYKMKEYMAESGEQASDELAKYDLSALADSVMNLNGFMDLLLNFGLECIDLLSREQARKSRGIIQEINEYIREHYREGLTIKKLAERFYLHPVYLGQLLMKKNGVGFNEWVHNLRIEEASRLLRQNKYKNSEIAERVGYVNYSQFLKQFEKRLGMSPNEYKNRI; translated from the coding sequence TTGAGATTTAAAGTTCTGTTGATCGATGACGAACCCGGAGCTTTAGAAGGCATGCAATTATGGATCAATTGGGAGGAGCTTGGATTTGACATATGCGGCACATGCGCCAACGGGGCGGAGGGGCTGAAATTGATGGCTTCCCTTGCGCCGGATTTAGTGGTTACCGATGTGCATATGCCGCTGATGGACGGCCTTGAAATGATCGGGGAGTGGCAGAAGAACGGCAACAAAACGATCAGCTTCGCCATCGTTAGCGGATATAGCGAGTTCGAATATGCGAGGAAAGCGATGCGTTACGGAATAGCGCACTATTTGTTGAAACCGATTGAGGCGGAAGAAGCCTCTAACATGCTGCGCTCGATTTATCGTGAATTGCTGCAGGAAGCGGAGAAGCAACAATGGAGCAGCATTGCTTCCCGGGAGGAGCAAGTTTCGCGGATCCGTCAGCTGCTAGGGCACATTCCGGCTCCGGATAGGGACGATCCGGACGGTCTGGAGTCTCTGTCCGCCAGCCGGGACGCATGGAACATCTGCCTTGTACAAACGGAGCCATCGAAGTACGCGGAATTGAGGGGAATCGCCAGTTCCCTGATCGAGCAGCAGAGTGCCATGTTTTTGGTTGATCTGGAAAAGAACCGCTTCGGCATCGTTTTCGGATATTCGCCGGATGACGGTCAGGAGGATTCCGTATTCCGGATGATTGCTGACTTGTCTGCCCAATTCGCTGGTCACCGGGTGTTTATGGCCGTGGGCTCACCGGAAAAATCGATCGTGCGTCTTGCCAGCTGCTATAGAACCGCGGAAGAGGCGATAAAGCATAAGTTCTATGACCCCGATTACGCCGGGGTCATTTCTTACGAATCGGTTGATAACAGAAAGCTAGTATTCCGCTACGCCTCAATACGGTTGGTGGACAGCGTGATGGAGGCGTTAAATCTTCTGAATGCCGCCGGTTATCAAGAAACGATCGCTGCGGAAGCGGAGAGGTTTCGTAACATGCCGCTCGCGCCTGAAACGGTTAAGAAGACGGTCATTCATTTGATGTACAAAATGAAAGAGTATATGGCAGAATCCGGTGAGCAGGCCTCGGATGAGCTGGCGAAATATGATTTATCCGCTTTGGCCGATTCGGTGATGAACCTGAACGGCTTTATGGATCTTCTGCTTAACTTCGGCCTCGAGTGCATCGATTTGCTGAGCCGGGAGCAGGCTCGTAAATCCCGGGGAATTATTCAGGAGATCAACGAGTACATCCGGGAACATTATCGGGAGGGACTGACGATCAAGAAATTGGCTGAGCGTTTTTATTTGCATCCGGTGTATCTGGGGCAATTGCTCATGAAGAAGAATGGTGTCGGATTTAACGAATGGGTGCATAATCTCCGGATTGAGGAGGCTTCCCGGCTGCTTCGGCAAAACAAGTATAAAAACAGCGAAATCGCGGAACGGGTGGGCTACGTGAATTATAGCCAATTCCTGAAACAGTTCGAAAAACGCTTGGGGATGTCCCCCAATGAATATAAAAACAGGATCTAA
- a CDS encoding sugar ABC transporter substrate-binding protein: MGGKKKSVFGFSMLLLLSLGLVLSACSGGNNKEAAKNGNNGQATEENTTNGVEPFEISVFIGEAGQQPTPDNKIYKLIKEETGASFKFEFLAGDIDQKLGVMIAGGDYPDVMTANQKLTAAGAFIPLEDLIEEHAPNLKKHYEKYWNMMKDPNDGHIYNLPNYGVTNADVSSSWYSGPAFWIQKDVLAEAGYPEVKTLDQYFDLIKQYKEKHPTIDGTPTIGFEILNYDWRNWGLFNAPQHLIGHPNDGGVVVKDGKAEIFADKDYAKRYYQKLNEMNALGIIDKEAFTQNYDQYMAKISSGAVLGMFDQHWNFQDAENALITQKKDNRTYVGLPLVFDEGIKDHYKDRPALNLNNGFGITVNASEEQQVRIIKLLDTLIQEDWQKILSWGIEGEDYIVENGRFMKTQEQRDVFTDATWKLANKADAFFKHGPKTEGLFSDGNATDAAAQPEEMAAALREYDKNFLAQYGFNTYVDFFSPAPENDIAYPAWSVDLVDGSEAKMVNTKQNELSTKYLPKAILAKPEEFDSVWDEYVNEIRKLNIKAYEDRINEVLQWRKDTWSVK; this comes from the coding sequence ATGGGGGGCAAGAAAAAATCGGTATTCGGGTTCAGCATGCTGCTGCTGCTTTCGCTCGGCCTCGTCCTTTCGGCTTGCAGCGGCGGTAACAACAAGGAAGCCGCCAAGAACGGAAACAACGGACAGGCAACTGAAGAAAATACCACGAATGGGGTAGAACCGTTTGAGATTTCAGTGTTCATCGGTGAAGCCGGCCAACAGCCAACACCTGACAACAAGATTTACAAATTAATTAAAGAAGAGACAGGCGCATCCTTCAAATTCGAGTTCCTGGCAGGCGACATTGACCAAAAGCTTGGCGTTATGATTGCAGGCGGCGATTATCCGGATGTGATGACAGCAAATCAAAAGCTGACAGCTGCCGGTGCCTTTATTCCGCTCGAGGACTTGATTGAAGAACATGCTCCAAACTTGAAGAAGCATTATGAGAAGTACTGGAACATGATGAAAGACCCGAATGACGGTCATATTTACAATCTTCCAAATTATGGTGTAACGAATGCTGACGTTAGCTCGTCTTGGTATTCGGGCCCTGCCTTCTGGATTCAAAAGGACGTATTGGCAGAGGCAGGATATCCAGAGGTTAAAACCTTGGACCAATATTTTGACTTGATTAAACAATACAAGGAAAAGCATCCGACCATCGACGGTACTCCTACGATCGGCTTTGAAATTCTGAACTATGACTGGAGAAACTGGGGTCTGTTTAACGCTCCACAGCATTTGATCGGTCATCCGAACGACGGCGGTGTAGTCGTTAAAGACGGCAAGGCGGAAATTTTTGCCGACAAGGACTATGCAAAACGTTATTATCAAAAACTGAACGAAATGAATGCCCTGGGTATCATCGATAAAGAAGCGTTCACCCAAAACTATGACCAATATATGGCCAAAATTTCGAGCGGTGCGGTTCTGGGCATGTTTGACCAGCACTGGAACTTCCAAGACGCAGAGAACGCGCTGATCACGCAGAAGAAAGATAATCGAACATATGTCGGCCTTCCGCTTGTATTTGATGAAGGCATCAAGGATCATTACAAAGATCGTCCGGCTTTGAACCTCAATAACGGTTTCGGGATCACGGTCAACGCATCCGAAGAACAACAAGTTCGAATTATCAAGCTATTGGATACGTTGATTCAAGAAGATTGGCAAAAAATCTTGTCCTGGGGGATCGAAGGGGAAGATTATATTGTCGAAAATGGCCGCTTCATGAAAACGCAAGAGCAACGTGACGTGTTCACCGATGCAACCTGGAAACTGGCGAATAAAGCCGATGCCTTCTTTAAGCACGGTCCCAAAACGGAGGGTTTATTCTCGGACGGCAACGCCACGGACGCGGCTGCTCAACCTGAAGAAATGGCAGCTGCTTTGAGAGAGTATGACAAGAACTTCCTTGCCCAATACGGTTTCAACACTTATGTTGACTTCTTCAGTCCGGCTCCTGAGAACGATATTGCTTACCCGGCATGGTCTGTTGACCTGGTAGACGGATCGGAAGCGAAAATGGTGAATACGAAGCAAAATGAGTTGTCCACGAAGTACTTACCGAAAGCCATTCTAGCTAAACCGGAAGAATTCGACAGCGTCTGGGATGAGTACGTCAACGAAATCCGCAAGCTCAACATTAAGGCTTACGAAGATCGGATTAATGAAGTGCTGCAATGGAGAAAAGACACCTGGTCTGTTAAGTAA
- a CDS encoding ABC transporter permease yields MEETLVKDSAVRKPKKNKKITWAVLKEQRQLIYMSVPLTAYIILFAYVPIWGWTMAFQDYKPARSFSEQKWVGFKHFEFLFKDDNFLQVLRNTLAMSVINMILGFATAIILALLLNEIRKVFWKRTVQTISYLPHFLSWIIVTGIVATSLASDGIINDILMKLHLIEEPIQWLSEGKYFWGIVGASHVWKEVGWNTIIYLAAMASIDPSLYEAADIDGASRYRKMFHVTLPGIKPTIIILMIMQVGHILEAGFEVQYLLGNGLVVDWSQTIDIFVLKYGLAQGNYSLATAAGIFKTVVSVTLLLIANGISKRLGEERLL; encoded by the coding sequence ATGGAAGAGACCTTAGTCAAAGACTCTGCCGTCCGAAAGCCTAAGAAAAACAAAAAAATCACCTGGGCTGTCCTCAAAGAACAGAGACAGTTGATCTATATGTCGGTGCCTCTGACGGCTTACATCATCTTGTTTGCCTACGTTCCTATTTGGGGATGGACGATGGCTTTCCAGGATTACAAGCCGGCTAGAAGCTTTAGCGAACAGAAGTGGGTAGGATTTAAGCATTTTGAATTTCTATTTAAGGACGATAATTTCCTGCAAGTGCTTCGCAATACGCTGGCAATGAGCGTTATCAATATGATTCTCGGCTTTGCGACTGCAATTATTCTGGCATTATTGCTGAATGAAATCAGGAAAGTATTTTGGAAAAGAACCGTACAGACGATTTCCTATCTTCCGCACTTTTTATCCTGGATTATCGTAACCGGAATTGTGGCGACGAGCTTGGCCTCGGACGGAATCATCAATGATATCCTTATGAAGCTGCATCTCATCGAGGAGCCGATCCAATGGCTCAGTGAAGGCAAATACTTCTGGGGAATCGTCGGAGCGTCGCATGTTTGGAAAGAAGTCGGCTGGAATACGATTATTTATTTGGCTGCGATGGCATCCATCGACCCGTCGCTTTACGAAGCTGCCGATATAGACGGGGCAAGCCGCTATCGGAAAATGTTCCATGTCACTTTGCCGGGCATTAAGCCGACGATTATTATTTTGATGATTATGCAGGTCGGTCACATTCTGGAGGCAGGCTTCGAGGTTCAATACTTGCTGGGCAACGGTCTTGTTGTCGACTGGTCGCAAACGATTGACATTTTCGTACTGAAGTACGGGCTTGCCCAAGGTAATTACTCGTTAGCTACTGCTGCCGGTATATTTAAAACGGTCGTTAGCGTAACGCTGTTATTGATTGCAAACGGAATCTCTAAACGGCTAGGGGAAGAGAGGCTGCTGTAA
- a CDS encoding carbohydrate ABC transporter permease, translating into MANHTTRPGPATAAAATKSVRRNKIEPILFNTFNTLFMMGLVVVTLYPFLNTIVVSLNAGNDTIRGGIYLWPREFTWQNYKALFASGTIYDAFWISVARTVLSTLLNLGLTTMLAYTLSRREYVFRKPITLIFILTMYFNAGLIPGYFLMKDLHLLNSFWVYVIPSMISAFNMIVIRTYIGTISESLVESARIDGAGDFKIFIRIIFPLCKPVLATIALFVAVGAWNSWFDAFIYTSSRQELSTLQYELMKLLSSSMNANSNPAVAAGAGMTQDSAVNMVTPISIRAAATVVASVPILLVYPFMQKYFVVGLNVGSVKE; encoded by the coding sequence ATGGCAAATCATACGACCCGCCCTGGGCCAGCAACTGCTGCCGCAGCGACTAAATCTGTTAGAAGAAATAAAATTGAGCCCATCCTTTTTAATACGTTCAATACCTTGTTTATGATGGGTCTTGTCGTTGTCACACTATATCCTTTCTTGAATACGATCGTCGTTTCCCTGAATGCGGGGAATGATACGATCCGAGGCGGAATCTATCTCTGGCCGAGGGAATTTACATGGCAGAATTACAAGGCCCTGTTCGCTTCGGGAACGATATATGACGCGTTCTGGATTTCCGTGGCTAGAACGGTGCTATCGACCCTGCTGAATCTGGGGCTCACCACGATGCTGGCATATACGCTGAGCCGTCGGGAGTATGTATTCCGCAAGCCGATTACCTTGATCTTTATTTTGACGATGTATTTTAACGCTGGTTTGATTCCTGGATACTTTCTGATGAAGGACTTGCACCTTCTTAACTCGTTCTGGGTATATGTGATTCCGTCGATGATCAGCGCATTTAATATGATCGTTATCCGGACGTATATCGGGACGATTTCGGAAAGCTTGGTCGAATCGGCAAGAATCGATGGAGCCGGAGATTTTAAAATCTTCATCCGGATCATCTTCCCGCTATGTAAACCGGTGCTGGCTACCATTGCGCTGTTCGTGGCCGTGGGGGCTTGGAACTCCTGGTTCGATGCATTTATCTATACCTCCTCCCGTCAAGAACTGAGTACTTTGCAGTATGAGCTGATGAAGCTGCTGTCATCCAGTATGAACGCGAACAGCAACCCGGCAGTGGCTGCCGGCGCCGGGATGACGCAGGACTCTGCGGTGAACATGGTAACGCCGATTTCGATTCGCGCTGCCGCAACGGTAGTGGCATCCGTTCCGATTCTGCTGGTTTATCCGTTCATGCAAAAGTACTTTGTTGTTGGTCTGAATGTTGGTAGTGTCAAGGAGTAA
- a CDS encoding endo-1,4-beta-xylanase, with the protein MNFSVPAESALKDIFADHFHIGAAVSSNTIITQESLLTHHFNSITAENEMKFASVHPQEDLYTFEEADRIVDFARKHGMAIRGHTLVWHNQTTDWLFRDKQNQLVSKAVLYERIRSHIQTVVSRYKGDIYAWDVVNEVIADDGDQLLRASNWTEIAGDECIAKAFEYAHAADPNALLFYNDYNESHPRKRDKIYTLVKSLLDRGVPIHGIGLQAHWNLFEPTLDDIRAAIEKYASLGLQLQLTELDVSVFRFEDKRIDLTEPEPGMLERQAEFYEAVFKLLKEYGDVISAVTFWGAADDHTWLSDFPVRGRKNWPLLFDERHRPKPAYYRVAALGNHLRGLKADDKRAIRPV; encoded by the coding sequence ATGAATTTTTCAGTACCGGCAGAGTCCGCTCTTAAAGACATATTCGCGGACCACTTCCATATAGGTGCGGCGGTCAGTAGTAATACGATCATAACGCAGGAGAGTCTGCTTACTCATCACTTTAACAGCATTACAGCGGAAAACGAAATGAAATTCGCCAGCGTCCATCCGCAGGAAGATCTTTACACCTTCGAGGAAGCGGATCGGATTGTGGACTTCGCGCGCAAACACGGGATGGCTATCCGCGGACATACGCTGGTTTGGCATAACCAGACCACCGATTGGTTGTTCCGCGACAAGCAGAATCAGCTCGTGAGCAAGGCCGTGCTTTATGAGCGAATCCGCTCGCATATACAAACGGTAGTAAGCAGATATAAGGGCGACATTTACGCTTGGGACGTTGTGAACGAGGTCATTGCCGATGACGGCGATCAGTTGCTGCGTGCCTCTAACTGGACGGAAATCGCCGGGGATGAATGTATCGCCAAAGCGTTTGAATACGCGCATGCTGCCGACCCGAATGCGCTCTTGTTCTACAACGACTACAACGAGTCCCACCCACGCAAACGGGATAAAATTTATACCTTGGTCAAGTCTCTTCTGGATCGGGGAGTTCCTATTCACGGTATTGGCCTGCAGGCACACTGGAACCTGTTCGAACCGACCTTGGATGACATCCGGGCAGCCATTGAAAAATACGCTTCGCTAGGATTGCAGCTTCAACTGACGGAACTGGATGTGTCGGTATTCCGCTTTGAAGATAAGCGGATCGATCTGACCGAACCTGAACCGGGAATGCTGGAACGGCAGGCTGAATTCTACGAAGCCGTGTTCAAGTTGCTTAAGGAATACGGCGATGTAATTAGCGCGGTGACGTTCTGGGGAGCCGCGGACGATCACACCTGGCTCAGCGATTTTCCGGTACGGGGGCGCAAAAACTGGCCGCTTTTGTTCGATGAACGGCACAGGCCGAAGCCGGCGTATTACCGTGTAGCTGCTCTTGGAAATCATCTTCGCGGTTTGAAAGCTGATGACAAACGGGCAATTCGTCCTGTGTGA
- a CDS encoding helix-turn-helix transcriptional regulator — protein MLQQEEGSTRYRLVQLLKTRGELSIGELSKELTITEVAVRRHIHTLERDGLIRSTLVRQAMGRPSSRYALTERADDLFPKNYPHLTIELLSELEEAAGAEMVDRLFLGRRDKLAARYAKRMEGRSLEEKVAELSSIQNAGGYMTEWEPSEEAGSFRLYEYNCPIAQVAGRYRQACQCEKSLFRQLLGAEVERTECLADGGIRCAYAIKQSSASP, from the coding sequence ATGCTGCAGCAGGAAGAAGGATCTACTCGTTACCGGCTGGTTCAGCTGTTGAAGACGAGAGGCGAATTAAGCATCGGCGAGCTTTCGAAAGAGCTGACGATAACCGAAGTGGCGGTCAGGCGCCATATTCATACGCTGGAGAGAGACGGACTGATCCGTTCGACGCTGGTCAGGCAGGCGATGGGCAGGCCTTCCAGCCGATATGCGCTGACCGAACGAGCGGATGACCTGTTTCCGAAAAATTATCCCCATCTGACGATCGAATTGCTGTCGGAGCTCGAGGAAGCGGCCGGCGCCGAAATGGTCGACCGGCTGTTTCTCGGCCGCAGAGACAAGCTGGCCGCCCGCTATGCGAAGCGGATGGAAGGCCGAAGCCTGGAGGAGAAGGTGGCGGAATTGTCCTCGATTCAGAACGCCGGCGGTTATATGACGGAATGGGAGCCCTCTGAGGAGGCGGGCTCGTTCCGCTTGTACGAGTACAATTGCCCGATCGCGCAAGTGGCGGGACGGTACCGTCAGGCATGCCAATGCGAAAAGTCGCTGTTTCGGCAGCTGCTGGGCGCGGAGGTGGAGCGCACGGAGTGTTTGGCCGACGGTGGCATCCGCTGCGCGTATGCGATCAAGCAGTCGTCGGCATCCCCCTGA
- a CDS encoding YtxH domain-containing protein encodes MANKKNVKSFVWGTVAGAVTGAVAALLLAPKPGRELRKDIADKAQVTLDKTVDLGRQAGATAQSIAKKTTGIASNLRSKFGKKEEGTEIASVAAVSSADSADSSDSEESAAH; translated from the coding sequence ATGGCGAACAAGAAAAACGTCAAATCGTTCGTATGGGGAACGGTTGCCGGCGCCGTGACGGGGGCCGTTGCCGCTCTGCTGCTGGCGCCGAAGCCGGGCCGGGAGCTGCGCAAGGACATTGCCGACAAGGCTCAGGTAACGTTGGATAAAACCGTCGACCTGGGCCGGCAGGCCGGTGCGACCGCGCAGTCGATCGCGAAGAAAACGACGGGAATCGCTTCGAATCTTCGTTCGAAATTCGGCAAGAAGGAAGAAGGGACGGAAATCGCTTCCGTCGCGGCTGTTTCTTCCGCCGATTCGGCCGACAGCTCCGATTCGGAAGAATCGGCCGCTCATTAA
- the racE gene encoding glutamate racemase, whose amino-acid sequence MQQAIAVLDSGVGGLTVVREVMRQLPREKILYFGDTARAPYGPRSSAEIKRFTREIVEYLLQYEPKMIVIACNTATAAALEDIRGIVDIPVIGVIKPGARAAIGRTKTGVIGVIGTEGTINSGAYVHALKQLSPRIEVACKACPNFVPLVENGHYRSTDAYETVANDLFSLRGFPMDCLILGCTHYPFLSETISQVMGPRVTLISSAYETAREISTILQEKNMLANNEEMPIHQFFCSGDPRKFQLIAQDWLGEQIRLTPVVWQVRTVGA is encoded by the coding sequence GTGCAGCAAGCGATCGCAGTCCTGGACTCCGGCGTGGGGGGACTGACTGTTGTCCGAGAAGTGATGCGTCAGTTGCCCAGAGAGAAGATATTGTATTTCGGCGACACCGCACGCGCTCCGTACGGCCCCCGCTCATCGGCGGAAATCAAACGCTTTACCCGCGAAATCGTCGAATATTTGCTCCAGTACGAGCCGAAAATGATCGTGATCGCTTGCAATACGGCGACGGCGGCCGCTCTGGAGGATATTCGCGGCATCGTCGACATCCCGGTTATCGGCGTCATCAAGCCCGGAGCCCGGGCGGCAATCGGACGCACGAAAACAGGGGTGATCGGCGTCATCGGAACCGAAGGCACGATCAATAGCGGAGCTTACGTGCATGCGCTCAAACAGCTCTCTCCGCGGATCGAAGTGGCGTGCAAGGCTTGTCCGAACTTTGTGCCGCTCGTCGAAAACGGCCACTACCGCTCGACGGACGCCTATGAAACGGTCGCGAACGATTTGTTCTCGCTGCGCGGTTTCCCGATGGATTGTCTTATTCTCGGCTGCACGCACTACCCGTTTCTTTCCGAAACGATTTCACAGGTTATGGGGCCCCGCGTAACGCTCATCAGCTCCGCCTACGAGACGGCGCGGGAAATCAGCACGATTCTCCAGGAAAAGAACATGCTCGCCAACAACGAAGAAATGCCGATTCACCAATTTTTTTGCAGCGGGGATCCGCGGAAATTCCAGCTGATCGCCCAAGATTGGCTGGGCGAGCAGATTCGGCTGACGCCGGTCGTCTGGCAGGTGCGAACGGTCGGAGCCTAA
- a CDS encoding M14 family metallopeptidase, with amino-acid sequence MIKTASFVVKDELPFLPGSFIMNVPPTYNGKNPERKVMSSMNTIGYVVQHGDTPKRIAARFGISPASWAAFNPQWNGEPLIPGELVQVPVRLPRRYVVQQGDTWESIAEKSQASLRRLREVNAESPGQPEAGQIVELPAADTERIVRLTAEYGSRQLDKDLDALKRRYPFVAASVIGKSVMGKPIHSLRIGEGAFRLHVNGAMHANEWITALALMRFAEEYARACKRKGTIGGKPAARLYDRCTLWIVPMVNPDGVDLVLDGIAPDHPRYAELLRWNNGSDRFHRWKANIRGVDLNDQFPAHWEEERFRRGADGPGPRDYGGSAPLTEPEAKALADFARETDFHAAIAFHTQGEEIYWNYRGMEPRHSLAWAQRLGKASGYRPVRLEGSDAGFKDWFISEFKRPGFTVEAGWGRNPLPLESLAEWYTEILALLAEAMELSD; translated from the coding sequence TTGATCAAAACGGCATCGTTCGTCGTTAAGGACGAGCTGCCGTTTTTGCCCGGTTCATTCATAATGAACGTTCCGCCTACATATAACGGAAAGAATCCGGAGCGAAAGGTGATGAGCAGCATGAATACGATCGGTTATGTCGTACAGCACGGAGACACGCCAAAACGCATTGCCGCCCGGTTCGGCATCTCGCCCGCCTCCTGGGCGGCATTCAATCCGCAGTGGAACGGCGAGCCGCTCATTCCGGGAGAACTCGTGCAGGTGCCGGTGCGGCTGCCCAGACGTTATGTCGTGCAACAAGGGGATACGTGGGAATCGATCGCCGAAAAGTCGCAAGCTTCCTTGCGTCGTCTCCGGGAAGTCAACGCCGAATCGCCGGGTCAGCCGGAAGCGGGGCAAATTGTCGAGCTTCCCGCGGCGGATACGGAAAGAATCGTCCGGCTGACGGCCGAATACGGCTCGCGGCAGCTGGATAAGGACCTGGATGCCCTCAAGCGCCGCTATCCGTTTGTTGCCGCTTCGGTTATCGGAAAGAGCGTCATGGGCAAGCCGATCCATTCGCTGCGAATCGGCGAGGGCGCTTTCCGGCTTCATGTAAACGGCGCGATGCACGCGAACGAGTGGATTACGGCATTGGCGCTCATGCGCTTCGCGGAGGAGTACGCGAGAGCCTGCAAGCGGAAAGGGACGATCGGAGGAAAACCGGCCGCAAGGCTGTATGACCGGTGCACGCTATGGATCGTGCCGATGGTGAATCCGGACGGAGTGGACCTCGTGCTGGACGGCATCGCGCCGGATCATCCCCGTTATGCGGAGCTGCTGCGCTGGAATAACGGCAGCGACCGTTTTCATCGTTGGAAAGCGAATATACGCGGCGTCGATTTGAACGATCAGTTTCCCGCGCACTGGGAAGAGGAGCGCTTCCGCCGCGGGGCAGACGGCCCCGGTCCGAGGGATTACGGCGGCTCCGCTCCGCTGACCGAGCCCGAAGCGAAGGCGCTGGCCGATTTTGCCCGGGAGACCGATTTTCACGCGGCGATCGCGTTTCATACGCAGGGAGAAGAAATCTATTGGAATTATCGGGGGATGGAGCCTCGACATTCGCTCGCTTGGGCCCAGCGGCTCGGTAAAGCGTCGGGATACCGGCCGGTGCGGCTCGAAGGGAGCGACGCCGGCTTTAAGGACTGGTTTATTTCCGAATTCAAGCGCCCGGGCTTTACGGTGGAGGCGGGGTGGGGAAGAAATCCACTTCCGTTGGAATCGCTGGCGGAATGGTATACGGAAATATTGGCGCTCTTGGCGGAAGCGATGGAGCTGTCCGATTGA
- a CDS encoding heme biosynthesis protein HemY produces MKCKITRNAAKVLQRELDKPENEGLKLRVFVTHSHGDHAHYGMDLGKAQPGEEAVSTDKGIDVMLKTGEEFLDGIVIDYLYFPQEGFVITNPSKGNHGDH; encoded by the coding sequence ATGAAATGCAAAATTACGCGAAACGCGGCAAAGGTGCTGCAGCGCGAACTGGATAAGCCGGAGAACGAAGGATTGAAGCTGCGGGTGTTCGTTACGCACAGTCACGGGGATCATGCTCACTATGGCATGGATCTGGGCAAAGCGCAGCCGGGGGAAGAAGCGGTATCGACGGATAAAGGCATCGACGTAATGTTGAAGACCGGCGAAGAATTTCTGGACGGGATCGTCATCGACTATCTGTACTTCCCGCAAGAAGGCTTCGTCATTACGAATCCGTCAAAGGGCAACCATGGCGACCACTGA
- a CDS encoding DUF1450 domain-containing protein, which yields MTSRKLNDIRICDKCRHMRMKTALSKLQKLDPDAEIKVGCKSYCGPCAKRAFVFINGRYVTAPTEDEAIDKARSYLK from the coding sequence ATGACTTCCCGCAAGCTGAACGACATTCGCATTTGCGACAAATGCCGCCACATGCGGATGAAGACGGCGCTGTCCAAGCTGCAAAAGCTCGACCCCGACGCCGAAATCAAAGTCGGCTGCAAATCGTACTGCGGTCCATGCGCGAAGAGGGCATTCGTCTTCATCAACGGCCGCTACGTCACCGCGCCGACCGAAGACGAAGCGATCGACAAAGCGCGGTCTTATTTGAAATAA